Proteins encoded by one window of Vampirovibrionales bacterium:
- a CDS encoding M23 family metallopeptidase, which produces MRIVSDWSVQSASETFCRKAFYALISGLLGACFLSAGALAQGVSPSGTGYSPVPNGRISSPFGWRQDPITGQSRFHAGLDIAAEAGTPIYVPMEGVVAYAGPYQGYGNVVVVRHTESLYTLYGHAMATLVQAGQPLVAGDPIALVGSTGRSTGPHLHFEVRQPNGFVNPTEFLASLEARGGSRIAGGRWREGPQPLTAINPMNGPAPVPAQGAGGPEVASDPTSLMMIAPKGPGKAVQVIRGNRVEWTRF; this is translated from the coding sequence ATGCGCATTGTGAGCGATTGGTCAGTGCAATCTGCGTCAGAAACGTTTTGCCGCAAGGCCTTCTACGCCTTGATATCCGGCTTGCTCGGCGCGTGTTTTCTGAGCGCCGGAGCGCTCGCGCAAGGGGTTTCGCCATCAGGCACGGGATATTCGCCCGTTCCTAACGGACGAATTTCCTCTCCTTTTGGCTGGCGTCAGGATCCCATCACGGGGCAATCGCGTTTTCATGCCGGACTCGATATCGCCGCCGAGGCCGGCACGCCCATTTATGTTCCGATGGAGGGCGTGGTGGCGTACGCCGGGCCTTATCAGGGCTACGGCAATGTGGTAGTCGTACGGCATACGGAGTCGCTTTACACGCTGTACGGGCACGCAATGGCAACGCTGGTTCAGGCGGGACAGCCCCTTGTCGCAGGAGATCCCATTGCGCTGGTCGGCTCGACGGGACGCTCGACCGGCCCTCACTTGCACTTTGAAGTGCGCCAGCCCAATGGATTTGTGAATCCGACGGAGTTTCTCGCATCGCTGGAAGCGCGCGGGGGAAGCCGTATTGCGGGTGGACGCTGGCGAGAAGGGCCGCAGCCGCTAACGGCGATTAATCCGATGAACGGCCCGGCTCCCGTGCCAGCCCAAGGCGCGGGCGGCCCGGAAGTGGCCAGCGACCCGACGTCGTTGATGATGATTGCGCCCAAAGGCCCGGGCAAGGCCGTACAGGTGATTCGCGGCAATCGCGTCGAGTGGACGCGTTTCTAA
- a CDS encoding NADH-quinone oxidoreductase subunit J gives MLLVESLIFWIFAAIAVAGALGVVFHRSVVMAALFLIAAFMGVAGLFVLNNADFLAVAQVLVYAVGLTIVLLFGVMCTGDRAIVDAPDAAKRVLWRSALGFLTAGALLGLLLPAARFSFTTGAMSAEVIARFQSEGSTAMLGELLMTRYALPFEIASVLLLAAMVGAIVIAKKTLNEVKAAQAAGVKFAIGNAPLAQDAAPAFNRATFHHKDPAAVASSVKGIS, from the coding sequence ATGTTACTCGTTGAAAGTCTGATTTTCTGGATCTTCGCCGCGATTGCCGTGGCAGGCGCGCTCGGCGTCGTGTTCCATCGCAGCGTGGTCATGGCGGCCCTGTTTTTAATCGCCGCTTTTATGGGCGTGGCAGGGCTTTTTGTGTTAAACAACGCGGATTTTCTGGCAGTGGCTCAAGTGCTGGTATATGCCGTCGGCTTAACCATCGTGCTGTTGTTTGGCGTGATGTGTACCGGGGATCGAGCAATTGTCGACGCGCCTGATGCGGCCAAACGGGTTCTGTGGCGCAGCGCGCTGGGATTTTTGACCGCAGGCGCCTTATTGGGGTTGCTGTTACCCGCCGCGCGCTTCTCGTTTACCACCGGCGCAATGTCTGCCGAGGTCATCGCGCGCTTTCAGAGCGAGGGCAGCACCGCCATGTTGGGCGAACTGCTGATGACGCGCTATGCGCTGCCTTTTGAGATCGCCTCGGTTCTGCTGCTGGCGGCCATGGTCGGGGCGATTGTGATTGCCAAGAAGACGTTAAATGAGGTGAAGGCCGCCCAGGCCGCTGGCGTCAAATTCGCCATTGGAAATGCGCCGCTGGCCCAGGACGCCGCGCCCGCGTTCAATCGCGCGACATTTCACCATAAGGACCCCGCCGCCGTCGCCTCCTCCGTTAAAGGAATCTCGTGA
- the ndhC gene encoding NADH-quinone oxidoreductase subunit A: MTPLADPVVSTHFHLTGFPLLFALLAFAAALPFALLALAQVVMFKAPSRLKETTYESGMDPFGDARLRFDLKFYLFALLFILFDIETVFLFPWAMALGALGPVSLLTMGIFIGILLIGLAYAWKKDALRWQ; this comes from the coding sequence ATGACGCCGCTTGCGGATCCCGTCGTCTCGACGCACTTTCATCTCACCGGATTCCCGTTGTTGTTTGCGCTATTGGCGTTTGCCGCCGCGCTTCCGTTTGCCCTGCTCGCATTGGCCCAGGTGGTGATGTTCAAAGCGCCGTCGCGCCTGAAAGAAACCACGTATGAATCGGGCATGGATCCGTTTGGGGATGCGCGCCTGCGCTTCGACTTAAAGTTTTATCTCTTCGCCCTTCTGTTTATTTTATTTGATATTGAAACCGTCTTTCTGTTTCCGTGGGCCATGGCGCTGGGCGCGCTCGGACCCGTGAGCCTGCTCACGATGGGCATCTTCATCGGCATTTTGTTAATAGGTCTGGCCTACGCCTGGAAAAAAGACGCCCTGCGTTGGCAATAA
- a CDS encoding NADH-quinone oxidoreductase subunit I, producing the protein MSSPLPPQAPQAPLFGGMLEIGRGLATVLKHFGRQPVTLEYPEAMPELSGRFHGRLCLLTKSDGADLCIGCKACARVCPCVDLIQIEMHRDAAKKPVIDRFTIDMGRCIFCGNCTEVCPVDCIKMLPDFELADYSREALTLDKFDLTLDGAQSDEWRRTHGLTPTVD; encoded by the coding sequence ATGAGTTCGCCTCTCCCTCCTCAAGCGCCCCAAGCCCCGTTATTCGGCGGCATGCTGGAAATCGGCCGGGGGTTGGCAACGGTGCTCAAGCACTTCGGCCGTCAGCCCGTCACGCTGGAATATCCAGAAGCAATGCCCGAATTAAGCGGGCGCTTCCATGGGCGGCTCTGCCTGCTGACCAAATCGGACGGCGCGGACCTGTGCATTGGGTGCAAGGCGTGCGCGCGCGTGTGCCCCTGCGTGGATTTGATTCAAATCGAGATGCATCGCGACGCCGCCAAGAAGCCGGTGATTGACCGCTTTACCATTGATATGGGTCGTTGTATCTTTTGTGGGAACTGCACCGAGGTCTGTCCGGTCGATTGCATTAAGATGCTGCCGGATTTCGAGCTGGCGGATTACTCGCGCGAGGCGCTGACGCTGGATAAGTTCGACCTCACGCTGGATGGCGCGCAATCGGACGAATGGCGTCGCACGCATGGATTGACGCCCACGGTCGATTAA
- the nuoH gene encoding NADH-quinone oxidoreductase subunit NuoH — translation MLLVWAFLVYGAIATLAQAAVIFMVLMERKALAWLTQRKGPNRVGPAGLLQTLADGVKLLFKEDIMTPGQNKVLFTLAPALFLFPVFPLFALIPFTDYLWGVSLPTGALLLFAISSITTVAVVLAGWASDNKYSLLGGVRSAAQAISYEIPLIMAALAVCLFAGTMNLRGIVEAQQGPLGAIGWFGLYLTPVSFLIFLIASLAEVNRIPFDLPEAESELVSGYNTEYSGMKFAMYFLAEYAALFVMSALAVVFFAGGYLSPLAGVQWGDMTFGPTLAQSVGLAQWVAEATRMPSLGGLLIQLEMAFWFILKTYGFIFFAMWIRGTLPRLKPDQLMGFSWKFLIPLALINVFVVALQRFWAPPASSLAAWGAQAAANWPMALAWLLTLIVGIGGFYVASARAFSRRLNARIARS, via the coding sequence ATGCTGCTGGTATGGGCATTTCTGGTGTATGGCGCCATTGCCACGCTCGCGCAGGCGGCGGTTATCTTTATGGTGCTGATGGAGCGCAAGGCACTAGCATGGCTGACGCAGCGCAAGGGTCCCAATCGCGTCGGGCCGGCCGGCCTGCTGCAAACTCTGGCCGATGGCGTCAAGCTGCTGTTTAAAGAAGACATTATGACGCCGGGCCAGAATAAGGTCTTGTTTACGCTGGCGCCAGCGCTGTTTCTGTTTCCGGTGTTTCCGCTGTTTGCGCTGATTCCGTTTACCGATTACCTCTGGGGCGTTTCGCTGCCGACCGGCGCGCTGCTGTTGTTCGCCATTTCGTCCATTACCACCGTTGCCGTCGTACTGGCGGGCTGGGCCAGCGATAACAAATACTCGTTACTGGGCGGGGTCCGCAGCGCGGCTCAGGCCATTAGTTACGAAATCCCGCTGATTATGGCCGCTCTGGCCGTCTGTCTCTTTGCCGGGACGATGAATTTACGCGGGATTGTCGAGGCCCAGCAAGGGCCGCTGGGCGCGATCGGCTGGTTTGGCCTGTATCTCACGCCGGTTTCCTTCCTGATTTTTCTGATCGCTTCTCTGGCCGAGGTCAACCGGATTCCGTTCGATCTCCCGGAAGCGGAAAGCGAGCTGGTCAGCGGTTATAACACCGAGTACAGCGGCATGAAATTCGCCATGTACTTTCTGGCCGAATACGCCGCCCTGTTTGTGATGAGCGCGCTGGCCGTGGTGTTTTTCGCGGGCGGCTATCTTTCGCCGCTGGCGGGCGTTCAGTGGGGAGACATGACCTTTGGGCCGACCCTGGCGCAAAGCGTCGGGCTGGCGCAGTGGGTGGCCGAAGCGACCCGCATGCCGAGTCTGGGCGGCCTGCTGATCCAACTGGAGATGGCGTTCTGGTTTATTCTGAAAACCTACGGCTTTATCTTCTTTGCGATGTGGATACGCGGAACGTTGCCGCGTCTCAAGCCCGATCAACTGATGGGCTTTAGCTGGAAGTTCCTGATTCCGCTGGCGCTGATTAATGTGTTTGTGGTTGCGTTGCAGCGCTTCTGGGCGCCGCCTGCGTCTTCTCTGGCGGCCTGGGGCGCACAAGCAGCAGCCAACTGGCCGATGGCGCTGGCATGGCTCCTGACGCTCATCGTCGGAATCGGCGGTTTTTACGTCGCCTCGGCGCGCGCGTTTTCCCGTCGTCTTAATGCGAGGATCGCCCGCTCATGA
- a CDS encoding NADH-quinone oxidoreductase subunit C — protein MNAPDADALSISASYAARLADAGFPVESSALDACGVEMLDVRADALLAVATFLRDVCQFDLLLSVSGVDRSDYRESLAHLYSLDTHDTLCLRTRADDADRVDSLTPVWPAADWHERESYDLMGIVYEGHPDLRRILMPADWIGHPLRKDYVENDPRLVWNHR, from the coding sequence ATGAACGCGCCCGACGCCGACGCCCTGTCCATCAGCGCCTCTTATGCCGCCCGTCTGGCCGACGCGGGATTCCCGGTGGAATCGTCAGCGCTCGACGCCTGCGGGGTTGAGATGCTGGACGTCCGCGCCGATGCGCTGCTGGCGGTCGCAACGTTTCTGCGAGACGTTTGTCAGTTCGACTTGCTGCTGAGCGTCAGCGGCGTCGATCGCAGCGACTACCGCGAATCGCTTGCCCATTTATATTCACTCGACACGCATGACACCCTGTGCCTCAGAACACGCGCGGATGACGCCGATCGCGTTGACAGCCTGACCCCGGTGTGGCCGGCCGCCGACTGGCACGAGCGCGAGAGCTACGACTTGATGGGCATTGTGTACGAAGGGCACCCGGATTTGCGCCGCATTCTGATGCCAGCCGACTGGATTGGGCATCCGCTGCGCAAGGACTACGTGGAAAACGATCCCCGTCTGGTATGGAATCACCGCTAA
- a CDS encoding NADH-quinone oxidoreductase subunit D translates to MTTALPQGILETFQPSQDGATEDMVVNIGPQHPSTHGVLRLVTTLDGEVVKAMEPVIGYLHRSKEKMAETRSYFQYQPTIDRVEYLSSFYDHYVYVTALERLAGLSVPRRVQYLRMITMELNRITSHLLWFGTFLLDLGASSPFFYAFRDREKIFSLLESITGARMMYNYYRFGGLNQDAPPGWLDEVRRVINELPHRFDEYEAIVNKNPIILDRCVGVGIVDKPTLLAYGVTGPSLRASGVAQDLRKTNPYCCYDEVDFDVPTQTVGDVYARYVVRMGEMRESLRIVHQALDQIPGGDTAQINALRAEYQAIADTVDAAKKRVALAKKAEQTPSPDDVAQAAIPAPELDFDSRFQGAKINLLTWKPPAGEAFAQVESPRGMLGCYLISDGSPKAYRVKWRGASFSNLSILPSMMVGNLYPDLMAIFGSLDVILPEVDR, encoded by the coding sequence ATGACGACCGCATTACCGCAAGGCATTCTGGAGACCTTTCAGCCGTCACAAGACGGCGCGACCGAAGATATGGTCGTCAATATCGGGCCCCAGCATCCCAGCACCCACGGCGTACTGCGCCTGGTGACGACGCTTGACGGCGAAGTCGTCAAGGCCATGGAGCCGGTCATCGGCTACTTGCACCGCAGCAAGGAGAAAATGGCCGAAACCCGCTCTTATTTTCAGTATCAGCCGACGATTGATCGCGTCGAGTATCTCTCTTCTTTTTATGATCATTACGTCTATGTCACGGCGCTGGAGCGCCTGGCGGGGCTTTCCGTTCCACGCCGCGTGCAGTACCTGCGCATGATCACCATGGAATTAAACCGGATTACCTCTCATTTGCTGTGGTTCGGGACATTTTTGCTCGATTTGGGGGCAAGCAGCCCGTTTTTCTATGCGTTTCGCGATCGTGAGAAAATTTTCTCTCTGTTGGAGAGCATTACCGGCGCGCGCATGATGTATAACTACTACCGCTTCGGCGGTCTGAATCAGGATGCGCCGCCCGGCTGGCTCGATGAAGTGCGCCGCGTCATTAATGAATTGCCGCATCGTTTTGACGAATACGAGGCCATCGTCAATAAGAATCCGATTATTCTGGACCGCTGCGTGGGCGTGGGTATTGTGGACAAGCCGACGCTGCTGGCTTACGGCGTGACCGGTCCTTCGCTGCGGGCGTCCGGCGTGGCGCAAGATCTCCGCAAGACCAATCCGTATTGCTGCTACGACGAAGTCGACTTCGACGTCCCGACGCAGACGGTCGGCGACGTGTACGCGCGTTACGTCGTGCGGATGGGCGAAATGCGCGAATCACTGCGCATCGTGCATCAGGCGCTGGATCAGATTCCGGGCGGCGACACGGCGCAAATCAACGCGCTGCGCGCCGAATATCAAGCGATCGCCGATACGGTTGACGCCGCCAAAAAGCGCGTCGCGCTGGCGAAAAAAGCCGAACAAACGCCCAGCCCCGATGATGTGGCGCAAGCGGCCATTCCCGCGCCGGAGCTGGATTTCGACAGCCGTTTTCAGGGCGCTAAAATCAACCTGCTGACGTGGAAACCGCCTGCGGGAGAAGCGTTTGCGCAAGTGGAATCGCCTCGCGGGATGCTGGGCTGTTATTTAATCAGCGACGGTTCGCCCAAAGCGTATCGCGTGAAATGGCGAGGGGCCTCGTTTTCGAACCTGTCCATCCTGCCTTCGATGATGGTGGGCAATTTGTATCCTGACTTGATGGCCATTTTTGGCAGTCTGGACGTTATTTTACCGGAGGTGGATCGCTAG
- the nuoK gene encoding NADH-quinone oxidoreductase subunit NuoK has translation MTLTHYLALAATLFAIGLAGLLTSRNAIRALMSLELMLNSVNINLVALNNFLAPQLNGAALLNGHVFAIFILTVSAAEAAVGLALILALFRQRKTVDMDAFTTLKG, from the coding sequence ATTACCCTGACGCATTATCTGGCGTTGGCCGCCACGTTGTTCGCCATCGGGCTGGCCGGTCTGCTCACCAGTCGCAACGCCATTCGAGCGCTGATGTCGCTGGAACTGATGCTCAATTCGGTGAATATTAATCTGGTGGCGCTGAATAATTTCCTGGCGCCGCAGCTTAATGGCGCCGCGCTGCTCAATGGCCATGTCTTTGCGATCTTTATCCTGACGGTTTCCGCCGCTGAGGCCGCCGTCGGTCTCGCGCTGATTCTGGCGCTGTTTCGCCAGCGTAAAACCGTGGATATGGATGCGTTTACGACCCTCAAAGGGTAG
- a CDS encoding tetratricopeptide repeat protein produces the protein MTSLISPLLNPVLNSLVPKSAAKASLALAACVWLSLGSVGVWGAASDPALIKADRLAQQGQGRAARAIYQAFLAAHPADYDALMAMGRLADRQGDFSLARATFQKLLRLYPGDRAATLGMARTLSRRATALGKPDLSLAPLINEYFQQAALVNPDDPQLLTYRGEWALAQESMASASRDLQRAVVVDPASAEAWRALARYFLKTSQYPAARDAGLRAMDLDPNESDGYFMMAQLLAAAQKPDQALAYAQKSQALDMGVNPQRTLLIAQLLETLGRPEEAIGALERLSQEAPAYDEATLKLAWLRAAANHPEEAAQDYRRLFRQNPAREEEVWASIRRLVHERQLEAALLQLAPFYWLEAPQQREAFHVAASALTQEREMAPNSAALARQWLMRLDARFLQGTLSVADPLLALDRLKLSLVADPSLARAEATLTTILGQTAETSETALSANQALAAGEAFFLLQRYREARQQFDAIDGLDAVGFIRAVDRLESLGAIGSARSLADRALTLTPSPALSDSKDRLSQRQQRAIALIQDGNSFFREKRYAEARDAYRQAQTFSPDWETPPLRLADAYEMLKDPARAYQSYRLAVAMTPELLDSKGFAKKYRRLSRRFGGVEPAQTPPVKLPAR, from the coding sequence ATGACTTCTCTTATAAGTCCTCTTTTGAACCCCGTTTTGAATTCGCTGGTACCCAAGTCCGCCGCAAAAGCGTCGCTTGCGCTGGCCGCCTGCGTCTGGCTTTCGCTGGGGAGCGTCGGCGTATGGGGCGCTGCCAGCGATCCGGCGCTCATCAAGGCGGATCGTCTTGCGCAACAGGGGCAGGGTCGCGCCGCGCGCGCTATCTATCAAGCGTTTCTGGCGGCGCATCCTGCCGATTACGACGCCTTAATGGCCATGGGGCGTCTCGCTGATCGACAGGGTGATTTTTCTCTGGCGCGGGCGACGTTTCAAAAACTCCTGCGCCTGTATCCCGGCGATCGCGCCGCGACGCTGGGTATGGCGCGAACCTTGTCGCGTCGCGCCACCGCTCTCGGCAAACCGGATCTGTCTCTGGCGCCGCTGATTAACGAATACTTTCAACAGGCGGCCCTCGTAAACCCCGACGATCCGCAATTGCTGACCTATCGCGGCGAATGGGCTTTGGCGCAAGAGTCGATGGCTTCGGCCAGCCGGGATCTTCAGCGCGCCGTCGTCGTGGATCCGGCCTCTGCTGAAGCATGGCGGGCGCTGGCGCGGTATTTTCTGAAAACGTCGCAGTACCCCGCCGCGCGAGACGCGGGCTTGCGCGCGATGGATCTCGATCCCAACGAGAGCGACGGCTATTTTATGATGGCCCAATTACTCGCCGCCGCCCAGAAGCCGGATCAGGCTCTGGCTTACGCGCAGAAGTCTCAGGCCCTCGATATGGGCGTCAACCCTCAGCGAACGCTGTTGATTGCCCAGTTGTTGGAGACCCTGGGTCGTCCTGAAGAGGCGATCGGGGCCTTAGAGCGCCTGTCGCAGGAGGCGCCTGCTTACGATGAGGCGACGCTGAAGCTCGCCTGGCTGCGGGCGGCGGCGAATCATCCCGAGGAGGCGGCCCAGGACTATCGCCGCCTGTTTCGCCAGAATCCCGCTCGCGAAGAAGAAGTCTGGGCGTCTATTCGCCGCCTGGTCCATGAGCGTCAGCTGGAAGCCGCCTTGCTGCAACTGGCCCCTTTCTACTGGCTTGAAGCCCCTCAGCAACGCGAGGCTTTTCATGTCGCCGCTTCGGCGCTGACGCAAGAACGTGAAATGGCCCCCAATAGCGCGGCGCTGGCCCGCCAGTGGCTGATGCGTCTGGACGCGCGCTTCTTGCAGGGGACGCTTTCTGTCGCCGATCCGCTGCTGGCGCTGGATCGACTGAAACTCTCACTGGTCGCCGACCCTTCGCTTGCCAGGGCCGAGGCGACGTTGACGACGATTCTGGGCCAGACCGCTGAAACCTCTGAGACGGCGCTGAGCGCAAATCAAGCGCTGGCGGCGGGGGAAGCGTTTTTCTTACTGCAGCGGTACCGCGAAGCGCGCCAACAGTTTGACGCGATCGACGGTCTTGATGCCGTGGGGTTTATTCGCGCTGTCGATCGTCTGGAGTCGCTGGGGGCAATAGGCTCTGCGCGTTCACTGGCGGATCGCGCGCTGACGCTGACGCCTTCGCCTGCTTTGAGCGATTCGAAGGATCGCTTGTCCCAGCGCCAGCAACGCGCCATCGCGCTGATTCAGGACGGGAACAGTTTCTTTCGTGAAAAACGCTATGCTGAGGCCCGCGACGCCTATCGTCAGGCCCAGACGTTTTCGCCCGACTGGGAAACGCCGCCGCTTCGACTGGCGGACGCTTACGAGATGCTGAAAGATCCGGCGCGCGCGTACCAATCGTATCGTCTGGCCGTGGCTATGACGCCCGAATTACTGGATTCCAAGGGATTCGCGAAAAAATATCGGCGTCTGTCCCGCCGTTTTGGCGGAGTGGAACCCGCTCAAACGCCCCCGGTAAAGCTTCCGGCGCGTTAG
- a CDS encoding NADH-quinone oxidoreductase subunit B, with translation MLAPDESSQNRALVALQQMLEGAGVLTTTVDAVYNWARSNAVWPLVFATSCCGIEMMSSTASSFDISRFGSEVFRATPRQADLIITAGTITHKMAPALVKLYMQMPEPKYVIAMGACTVTGGMYENDAYSVVRGVDRLIPVDVYVPGCPPRPEALLDALILLQKKIRDESLADRRERARDHHPRVAIGPGDVLLPLQGYEEHIRWGVQTEAYDADALRRDGRRVRGNVKFRHERAPQEYIMKREIS, from the coding sequence ATGCTGGCACCGGATGAATCCTCGCAAAACCGCGCCTTGGTCGCGCTTCAGCAAATGCTGGAAGGCGCTGGCGTACTGACAACGACGGTTGACGCCGTTTATAACTGGGCGCGCTCCAATGCGGTCTGGCCGCTGGTGTTTGCAACTTCGTGCTGCGGCATCGAGATGATGTCGTCGACGGCCTCCAGCTTTGATATTTCCCGTTTTGGATCGGAAGTGTTTCGCGCCACGCCGCGACAGGCGGATCTCATTATTACGGCAGGCACGATTACGCATAAGATGGCGCCGGCGCTGGTCAAGCTGTATATGCAGATGCCAGAGCCCAAATACGTGATCGCCATGGGCGCCTGCACCGTCACTGGCGGCATGTACGAAAATGACGCGTATTCGGTGGTGCGCGGCGTGGATCGGTTGATCCCGGTGGACGTGTACGTTCCCGGCTGTCCGCCTCGCCCCGAAGCCCTGCTCGATGCGCTGATTCTGCTGCAAAAGAAAATCCGCGACGAGTCGCTGGCCGATCGGCGCGAACGTGCGCGCGATCACCATCCCCGCGTAGCGATTGGCCCGGGCGACGTTCTGCTGCCGTTGCAGGGATACGAAGAGCATATTCGCTGGGGCGTACAAACCGAGGCCTATGACGCCGATGCGCTTCGGCGCGACGGGCGTCGGGTCCGTGGGAATGTTAAATTCCGTCATGAGCGCGCGCCGCAGGAGTATATTATGAAGCGGGAGATCTCATGA